CGCGAGAGGGGGTGTCGGCGTGTCATAGGCAATCTCCGTAGGTATACCTGGTAGAGGAGCAACAATAAAGTCTGGTTAGGGATGTATTATAAATGCGAATCCTTCACTGAGCAAAATTCGCAGCTAGCGCAGGCTGGTTTTATGGGTGCTGGTTTTGATGAAACGTCTTGGAATACCAGCTCACTCTCTTGGCACCACTGAAGTTATAATCCTCTCATGCCTTCCTATCCAGTTCCACTCCATGAGATTCGCCGCGAGCTCGTCATTGCTAATTCGCGTTTCATTGCCTGCCTGGCCCCGGTCTTTTCCGTTGATGAAGCCAAAGGATTTATACAACGCATCAAGGCTGAGTTTCCTGATGCCACCCATCATGTGCCGGTCTACCTTGTTGGCCATGCTGCTTCGGAGATTGCCCACTGCTCGGATGCGGGTGAGCCTTCGGGTACCGCCGGCCGGCCTGCCCTGGCGGTGCTACGTGGCAGCGGGTTGGGCGATGTCGCAGTGGTGGTCACGCGCTATTTCGGTGGGACAAAGCTGGGCACCGGCGGGCTGGTGCGGGCCTATTCTGAAGCAGTGCGCATGGTTGTGGAGGCAGTGCCGCGCGCCGCGAAGGTGCTCACCCACACGGTTATGCTGGTTTTCCCCTACACCTACCTGGAGCGTATACGCCTGCTGGTCTCTGCCCACCTCGGTGAGGTGCTGGATGAGGATTTCACCGCCGAAGTGACCTTGACTGCCCGGTTGAGGGTGGAGGAACTACCGGCTTTTCAGTCTGCCTTAAGTGATCTGACCAAGGGCAAGGTGACCGCAGAGATCATCGAGACCACTGAGATATTGATGCCGCTAACTTTTAAACCATGATTTATATGATTTAATGATTACTATGATTAAAACAGTGCTGATTTACACTGCCCATCAATAGTATTTGGATTCAACATGTGTAAGATTTCATAGTCAATCATATGATCATTAAAATCATCGTTCAAGACAATAACATCTGAACCATGATTTTTATAATTGCTTGATTGGCATGATTTCCAGGCTCCAAAATCATCCTCTATCATGTAAACAATCAAATCATATATCTCGATGAAAAATTTCTGAATTGTGAATTGCTTTTCTGACCGCCTTGACCCATAAATCATGGTCCATCATATAATCACGTAAATCACAGTTATAGATGGTCTATTTACTATGAAGAATCCCATCAATCCCCAATATTTGCATTCCGACCTCACCGCAAAAATAATCGCTTGTGCTATGGAAGTTCATCGCGTGCTCGGTAATGGTTTTCAAGAAGTCATTTACCAGCGTGCTTTGGAAATTGAAATGCATTCCCAGGGATTAGATTTCACGCGTGAGCATGAGATGAAAATCTACTACAAAGGCGTTGATATTGCCACACGCCGGGTGGATTTCTTCGTTGAAGAAAAAGTCATGGTGGAGATTAAGGCTGTGATAGCTTTAGAGGATGTCCATCTTGCTCAGGCGATTAATTATCTTGAAGCTTATGGATTAGAAGTGGGATTGTTACTAAACTTTGGCTCGCGTAGCTTGGAATACAAGCGCGTGATGAAACTTAAAAAGCACGAACCATGATTGATGTGATTAAATGATCAGCATGATTTTTCCAAGGTTTTAATCATAGTCCATCATTTAATCATTCAAATCATAGTTCATGACAAAGCCGTCTGGATCAAGATTTCTATGATTAGCATGATTTTAACAAGGTTCTAATCACAGTCAATCAATTACTCATTCTAATCACAGTTCAGCTCTACAGCATCATCAGCACCCGTTCGTGGGCGGAGAGCTCCCGGTACAGGTTGTCCAGCTGCTCCTGGCTCTCAGCCTTGACCTGCACCGTGATCGAGACGAATTTGCCGTTCCGTGAGAGCCGGCTCACTACAACATCCTCCTCCGCTAGCTCGGCATGCTTGCGGATGATCTCCACCACCAGGGTCTCAAAATCATCCTGGTTGGCCCCCATGACCTTGACCGGAAAGCGGGTTGGAAAATTCATTAGGGGGGTGATTATACCCTACTGGCTGCAGCCCTGTATGCTCGCCGTGCCATCCCAGCCAGCCAGGCGTGCCGAAAGCCACCAGAATGCCTGTCCTTTCAAATAACAATTCAACGAGTGGGAATGGGCACAGCTAATTGCTGGTGATGGGCAGGTTCCAGGATGGCTGTCGCACCAGCTCTGGCACCAGGGGCAGCTGTCATCGGGGTTGGGGTAAGGCGTGCCGTCCGGCAGCCAGCTTTCAATATCGGCGAAGTCGTACAGCACCTTGCCATTTGCCATTACGTAATTACGCACCATGTTGTTGTTGCGATTAAGCGTCGAATCACCTGTGCTGCCGTCGGTGTGCCCTGTCATATATACGAAGCGCACCTCAGGATATTCCCCCTCCAGCTGGGTCATCATGTCCAGGTACTGCTGCACTTCGCCAGTGCTAAGCCACGACATCTCGCCGCACCATGACCACATGAAGGCATTGGCTTGCGGTGCCGAGTTAAGCATATTGCGTGCGTTAGCCAGAAAAGCGCTTGCACTCCAGCTAAAACCGCTGTTATAACCCATGCGCAAGTAGGGTGGGTTGCTTTGGTCGGGAGGGATGATCCACTCCTTGAGAAAATTGTAGACGGGAGGGCTGTCATGGCTGCTTATATAGTCAGCTCCTGCCCAGATTTGCGTGCCATGCGAAGTGGAGCCGTAAGACCAGACCACGTTTTGCTTGGCAGCCTCGATCCACACGGATGGTATTTGGGTGATATCCCGGCTGGTGTGGTCAATGATGATTGCCGAGTGAGGCTCAGCCTCCTGAATCATCGGCAGGTAGAAGATATTTTCAGCCTTTGGGCTGGATAAGCTTCCATGGAGCACGACCTCTGGGGGCGAAGTAAAAGCCAGCGTCAACCTGGCTGAAACCAGCACGACTACGACGAATAGAATAACTGCCCCAACATAATAAAACCAGGGAACTTCTCGAATTGTCCGCATGAGAGCCTCCGCACCATCATTCCGCCTGTTTTGCCAGATCCGTGATCATCTCCAGCATGTGTTCGTAATGTGACCCTTTCCAGTAAATCTGGTTGCAGGATGGGCAGATGCGGAACTCGTTATAGTAGATCTTGGTCAGAGGTTCCAGGCGCTCGAGGATGTCGGCCTTGCTGACCACCTCGAGTGGGCTGTTGCATCTCAGGCAGCGTTGAAACGGTTTCACCTGCGCCACCAATCTGAAATGCCTCAGCACTTCACCTGCCTGCCGGCGTGGGTCAGTTTGATGGATGCAGTATCCGTGCCTGATTACCTTGCGCATCAACAGCCGCCGGTCGCGTGTTAAAAGCACGCGCTGCTCCTCCATTGCCATGCTGGCGAGCTCTTCATCCTGATAGTCATTCCGGTATTGGCTGTCGAAGCCCAGCATGCGCAGATATGTAGCTAGTTTACCCAGGTGGTTATCCAGTAGGAAGCGTGCCTCCCCTTCCAGTGGCGAGTCGGGGGGGTATATTTTTATCTGGTCACCTTCGTGCAGGCGTTGGTTGATATCCACGGCTTGCCCGTTGACCTGTGATTGCCCGATCTCTGTGTGCGGCACGCCCAGCGATTCGATCATGTGCTTGAGCGATTGGTGAGGTGCGAACTCCAGGGTGAACGAAATATCCTTGCGGTAGTGGGGCAGGAAGTCGTTCAGCTCCCCAACGAAGGAAAACGTGGCTTTCATGGAAAGCTCAGCATTCCCGTCAAGCCAGCTTCAACCTCAAGGCAGACCAGTTATCATCGATCGAGATCATCGCCACACCCTGCAAGCCTAGCGTTTGCGCATATGCGTTGATCGAATCGCGGTTGATATCAGTCTTCACCTTGGAGGTGCCTTTGTGATAGGTCACCCACAGCATGCCTTTGGCTGCCAGGAGATCCTTGAGTTCAGGCAATTTTTCCTCCAGCTCGGCTTTATTTGAGACGAACACTTGGATTGCTTCCACCTGGCAGCTTGAGTCACTCAATAATGTAACGCCTTCGGGTGGTTTACCAAGTGCCTGGATATATCCGGCTGGTGGGTTCACCACCAGGAACCTGGTTCCCGGTTTGACAGATAGTTTTTGGATGATCGATTTGTCCGCCATATTACCTCCTGATATGCTTGGCGATATTCATATCATAACGGTTATTCGCCGGCATTATAGCCTGATACCCGGTTTTTGGTGTCTCTTTTCCAGGCAATTTGATCAGTCCACGTTATTTGGGGTGTTTCAGATTCCGTTTTAGTATATCGGACCCTGCATCGGCGCGCATCATGGCGATCGCCACAGCAGGGAGACTGGCAGCGCTTGGGTAGATCAGGTATCTTGGAGACCAGCTTGGGTCGTACTTCGCCTTGAATTCGTGCAGGCCTTTGAAGTTGTAGAACTGGTTAATGTGTTCGTACACATAATGCAGTGCCCGTTCGAAAGTTGGATCGGTGGGGTGCTCCCCAATACCCGATAAACCACTCAGCCCCATATTGAATGTAGCATATCCCTCAGCCCTGGCCCATTCGATCAAGTTCACAAACAGGAAGTCCATCTGCCCCTTTTCTGCCTGTTTACGATGGCGCATAAGGTCAATCGAGATCTCGTTAACCTGATATTCCGGGATGA
This window of the Anaerolineales bacterium genome carries:
- a CDS encoding YigZ family protein, whose translation is MPSYPVPLHEIRRELVIANSRFIACLAPVFSVDEAKGFIQRIKAEFPDATHHVPVYLVGHAASEIAHCSDAGEPSGTAGRPALAVLRGSGLGDVAVVVTRYFGGTKLGTGGLVRAYSEAVRMVVEAVPRAAKVLTHTVMLVFPYTYLERIRLLVSAHLGEVLDEDFTAEVTLTARLRVEELPAFQSALSDLTKGKVTAEIIETTEILMPLTFKP
- a CDS encoding GxxExxY protein, whose translation is MKNPINPQYLHSDLTAKIIACAMEVHRVLGNGFQEVIYQRALEIEMHSQGLDFTREHEMKIYYKGVDIATRRVDFFVEEKVMVEIKAVIALEDVHLAQAINYLEAYGLEVGLLLNFGSRSLEYKRVMKLKKHEP
- a CDS encoding DUF493 domain-containing protein, with amino-acid sequence MNFPTRFPVKVMGANQDDFETLVVEIIRKHAELAEEDVVVSRLSRNGKFVSITVQVKAESQEQLDNLYRELSAHERVLMML
- a CDS encoding twitching motility protein PilT, producing MKATFSFVGELNDFLPHYRKDISFTLEFAPHQSLKHMIESLGVPHTEIGQSQVNGQAVDINQRLHEGDQIKIYPPDSPLEGEARFLLDNHLGKLATYLRMLGFDSQYRNDYQDEELASMAMEEQRVLLTRDRRLLMRKVIRHGYCIHQTDPRRQAGEVLRHFRLVAQVKPFQRCLRCNSPLEVVSKADILERLEPLTKIYYNEFRICPSCNQIYWKGSHYEHMLEMITDLAKQAE